One Alkalicoccus halolimnae DNA segment encodes these proteins:
- a CDS encoding lysine N(6)-hydroxylase/L-ornithine N(5)-oxygenase family protein, whose translation MNEKELYDIIGVGIGPANLGLAALSTDIDNLSTLFFDETPSFRWHPGMLIEGADLQVPFLADLVTLADPTNRFSFLNYIHKAGRMNQFFFFNRFDIPRKEYSSYARWVSEQLDSCVFGRKVTDVINHQSDEIPHYEVIVEDRETKVEARYFSKNLVIGTGTKPLIPEKLTGFPAEDVMHTSQYAFQEKELAEADSILIVGSGQSAAEVFLEQLENQREGRPVLYWYTRSSGFFQLEAGKLGQEIFSPDYIDYFHALPLNKRLEELPGLNQLRNGIEQTTLHKIYDLLYHRTVDGKEAGCVIQANTEIRSIYHDDGKYQVVCYQHQQEKEFNLQTEKVVLGTGYKPDIPDWYERLMQEAEREEGYLRIGREFDIQFSDNRSNKIYSLTDLVHSHGAGATNLALAVHRNAAIINQVTGSKVYEDQRDTVFQQFSPSENGGR comes from the coding sequence ATGAATGAAAAAGAATTATATGACATTATTGGAGTCGGCATTGGTCCTGCTAATCTCGGACTTGCAGCTCTTTCTACAGATATCGATAATCTAAGCACTCTATTTTTTGATGAAACTCCTTCTTTTAGATGGCATCCGGGTATGCTGATTGAGGGAGCTGATCTTCAGGTTCCGTTTCTTGCTGATCTGGTAACTCTTGCCGACCCTACCAACCGCTTCAGTTTTTTAAACTATATACATAAAGCCGGCAGGATGAACCAGTTTTTCTTCTTTAACCGCTTTGACATTCCCAGAAAGGAATACAGCAGTTATGCAAGGTGGGTGTCGGAACAACTTGACTCCTGTGTATTTGGCCGTAAAGTTACAGATGTCATTAATCACCAAAGCGATGAAATTCCCCATTATGAAGTAATAGTGGAAGACAGAGAAACAAAAGTGGAAGCTCGTTATTTTTCTAAAAACCTAGTGATAGGTACGGGAACGAAACCGTTGATACCGGAAAAGCTCACAGGTTTTCCAGCTGAAGACGTGATGCATACAAGCCAATATGCATTTCAGGAAAAAGAACTGGCAGAGGCAGATTCTATTCTGATAGTAGGCTCTGGTCAGAGTGCAGCAGAAGTCTTTCTTGAACAGCTGGAAAACCAAAGAGAGGGAAGACCTGTATTATACTGGTATACACGATCTTCTGGATTCTTTCAATTAGAAGCGGGCAAGCTCGGACAGGAAATTTTTTCTCCGGATTATATCGATTATTTTCATGCCCTTCCTCTTAACAAGAGGTTGGAAGAGCTTCCCGGATTAAATCAGCTGCGCAATGGAATAGAACAGACTACTCTTCATAAAATATATGATCTGCTTTATCATCGAACAGTTGATGGTAAAGAGGCAGGATGTGTCATTCAGGCTAATACAGAAATTCGCTCTATTTATCATGACGATGGGAAGTACCAGGTCGTTTGTTATCAGCATCAGCAGGAAAAAGAATTCAATCTGCAGACTGAAAAAGTTGTGCTTGGCACGGGCTACAAGCCGGATATTCCGGACTGGTATGAGCGGCTCATGCAGGAAGCTGAAAGAGAGGAGGGGTATCTCCGAATCGGCAGAGAGTTTGATATTCAGTTTTCCGATAACCGAAGCAATAAAATTTATTCCCTTACCGATCTTGTTCATTCCCACGGAGCCGGAGCGACCAACCTGGCTTTGGCCGTACACCGGAACGCCGCAATTATAAATCAGGTGACAGGAAGTAAAGTTTATGAAGATCAAAGGGACACAGTGTTTCAGCAGTTTTCCCCCTCTGAAAACGGAGGAAGATAA
- a CDS encoding LLM class flavin-dependent oxidoreductase, translated as MKLSILDQSPVAEGMTAAEALRNTADLARKAEKWGYYRFWVSEHHDSASLAGTSPEVLIAHLGAHTKSIRLGSGGVMLPHYSPFKVAENFHILEALYPGRIDAGIGRAPGGMPRATLALSEGKPRRAERFPRQVDDLLRYIRFETIPEYAYGEAAAGPVTETFPPVWILGSGEASARLAAEKGLPYSFAHFINGEGGETFVKEYKKNFQPSINLTAPKHIVTVFALCADTEEKADYIASSLDLSLLSLGKGMALQGTPSPESAAAYSYTGFDRARMKENRERMIIGSPQKVKRELLDFAEAYEAEEIMICTIAYHHEDRLRSYALIKDMI; from the coding sequence ATGAAGCTGAGTATTCTCGATCAATCCCCTGTAGCTGAAGGTATGACCGCTGCGGAAGCTTTAAGAAACACAGCTGATCTTGCTCGCAAAGCGGAAAAATGGGGATATTACAGGTTCTGGGTATCTGAACATCATGACTCTGCTTCTCTTGCAGGCACCAGTCCTGAAGTTCTCATCGCTCATCTTGGCGCCCATACGAAGTCTATTCGTCTCGGATCCGGAGGTGTTATGCTTCCGCATTACAGCCCTTTTAAAGTAGCGGAAAATTTTCACATTCTTGAAGCACTCTATCCAGGCAGGATTGATGCCGGTATAGGGAGAGCGCCTGGAGGGATGCCTCGTGCCACGCTCGCTTTAAGTGAAGGTAAACCTAGAAGGGCAGAGCGTTTCCCGCGACAGGTTGACGACCTTCTCCGCTATATTCGTTTTGAAACAATTCCGGAATACGCATACGGAGAAGCAGCTGCCGGACCGGTTACAGAAACGTTTCCTCCTGTATGGATACTGGGGTCAGGCGAAGCGAGCGCCCGGCTGGCTGCAGAAAAAGGGCTTCCTTACTCTTTCGCTCATTTTATAAATGGAGAAGGCGGAGAAACATTTGTTAAAGAATACAAAAAGAACTTTCAACCCTCTATTAATTTGACAGCTCCTAAGCATATAGTAACTGTATTTGCTCTATGTGCAGATACAGAAGAAAAAGCAGACTATATTGCTTCCAGTCTCGACCTTTCCCTTTTATCTTTAGGAAAAGGAATGGCGCTTCAGGGAACACCAAGTCCCGAAAGTGCAGCTGCATACAGCTATACTGGTTTTGACAGAGCAAGAATGAAGGAAAACAGGGAGCGGATGATTATTGGTTCCCCGCAAAAAGTGAAAAGAGAGCTTCTGGATTTTGCAGAAGCTTATGAGGCGGAAGAAATAATGATCTGTACGATTGCCTATCATCACGAGGATCGGCTTCGGTCATACGCGTTAATTAAAGACATGATCTAG
- a CDS encoding YczE/YyaS/YitT family protein yields the protein MKNILIISAFYLLGLFSLSFGISLIIKAGLGAGPWDAFFVALSENLGLTVGSWTFIVGFLLILINGLLLKERPDFSALITMFLIGSFIDFWLLIALSGIELNALPFRSFILITGILFCGAGIASYLQSSFARNPIDHSMIVFHKLTGKSLSFSKTFLEVMILIIAFIIGGPIGIGTLLVAFGIGPLIQFFYKPMTSLRTKYAS from the coding sequence ATGAAAAATATATTGATTATCAGTGCGTTTTATTTACTTGGATTATTTTCTCTTTCCTTCGGTATCAGTTTAATTATTAAAGCTGGTCTGGGAGCGGGACCATGGGATGCTTTTTTTGTAGCTTTATCTGAAAACCTCGGCCTTACAGTTGGAAGCTGGACCTTTATCGTCGGCTTTCTGCTTATATTAATTAATGGACTCTTATTAAAAGAACGTCCTGATTTTTCTGCCTTAATCACAATGTTTCTGATAGGAAGTTTTATAGACTTCTGGCTGCTGATAGCGTTATCGGGAATAGAGCTCAACGCCCTTCCATTTCGGAGCTTCATACTGATTACAGGTATTCTGTTCTGCGGGGCTGGTATCGCCTCTTATCTTCAGTCTTCTTTTGCCAGAAATCCAATCGATCACTCCATGATAGTTTTTCATAAACTTACTGGAAAAAGCCTTTCTTTTTCTAAAACTTTCCTGGAAGTTATGATCCTGATTATTGCTTTCATAATCGGAGGACCAATCGGTATTGGAACACTCCTCGTCGCTTTCGGAATAGGTCCGCTTATACAATTTTTCTATAAGCCGATGACTTCCCTTCGTACGAAATACGCTTCCTAA
- a CDS encoding YidH family protein, translated as MKERQEAFYIQQHLANERTFLAWVRTALAMKGIGLLVFGLELALGSGEGAGRTASLGVSLVSYAAGMTVLASAVVLYFRSRRQINNEEFQSSGITVILTGILVGVILTALLIYTIFVYY; from the coding sequence TTGAAGGAAAGACAGGAAGCTTTTTACATACAGCAGCATCTTGCTAATGAAAGAACGTTCCTGGCATGGGTCAGAACCGCGTTAGCGATGAAAGGAATCGGTCTGCTTGTATTTGGTCTTGAACTGGCTCTTGGGAGTGGAGAGGGCGCGGGCAGGACGGCATCTCTTGGCGTGAGTTTAGTTTCCTATGCAGCAGGGATGACTGTTTTGGCTTCTGCTGTCGTCCTGTATTTCCGCAGCCGCAGGCAGATTAATAATGAGGAGTTTCAGTCTTCAGGGATTACGGTAATACTGACTGGAATTCTCGTGGGAGTTATCTTAACTGCTCTCCTCATTTATACTATCTTCGTTTACTATTAA
- a CDS encoding acylphosphatase translates to MPRYDITVIGRVQGVGFRYFVQTEAKQRNLTGWVKNEPDGSVRMEAQGKEDELSSFLRSLEKARYPASVEEVIPVTIDSESSEKKFSIRHD, encoded by the coding sequence ATGCCAAGATACGATATTACTGTTATCGGCCGGGTGCAGGGAGTAGGTTTCCGATATTTCGTACAAACGGAAGCAAAGCAGAGAAATTTAACCGGATGGGTTAAAAACGAACCGGATGGGAGTGTAAGGATGGAAGCTCAGGGAAAGGAAGATGAACTTTCCAGTTTTCTCCGCAGCCTTGAAAAAGCACGTTACCCTGCGAGCGTAGAAGAAGTCATTCCTGTTACTATAGATTCGGAATCGAGCGAAAAGAAATTCTCCATCCGTCACGATTAA
- a CDS encoding cryptochrome/photolyase family protein has translation MNETYVVWFRNDFRFHDNPAVHAALNEAQESDGNILFVFHLHPDFTGNTDLSNDYFFQTVRDFAEECEKINVKLHIISGTPKEAFDLLTERVGVINTVYHARDFTPFALQRDEEVRHTLQKHRIRLESVRGNYIHEPFEITKNNEEPYKVYTPYSRQWLRAEKTSLVQSDPDDISRFYGRIKAVDAESEKTFSTILNNCSSNWKKIGEKAALHRLEFFIKNVLSRYHHTRDLPEKAGTSRLSPYLRTGTLSVRQVYNAAAVQLEGKNNEGPETFIKELAWRDFYTMILTHFPETAEKEFQEKYRDLSWNNNQDHFSLWKQGMTGFPIVDAGMRQLNQIGWMHNRLRMITASFLTKDFQMDWRLGEKYFGEKLIDYDPASNIGGWQWAGSVGTDAVPYFRVFSPVRQSERFDPDGSYIRRYVPELKDVPDKFIHEPHKMPADIQDKASCRIGKDYPEPIVDHKQERKRAIAMFKEEGELL, from the coding sequence ATGAACGAAACTTATGTAGTCTGGTTCAGAAACGATTTTCGTTTCCATGATAACCCGGCTGTACATGCCGCACTAAATGAAGCTCAGGAATCCGATGGGAATATTCTGTTCGTATTTCACCTTCATCCCGATTTCACAGGCAATACAGACTTAAGCAACGATTACTTTTTTCAGACTGTCCGTGATTTTGCAGAGGAATGTGAAAAAATAAACGTCAAACTTCATATTATTTCCGGTACTCCAAAAGAAGCTTTTGACCTTCTGACTGAAAGAGTCGGTGTAATTAACACTGTTTATCATGCACGCGACTTTACACCATTCGCTCTGCAGCGAGATGAAGAAGTCCGTCATACTCTGCAAAAACACAGAATCCGCCTTGAAAGCGTGCGAGGCAATTATATACATGAACCCTTTGAAATTACAAAGAATAACGAGGAACCCTATAAAGTGTACACGCCTTATTCCAGGCAGTGGCTCCGTGCGGAAAAAACTTCTTTAGTCCAAAGTGATCCAGACGACATATCCCGCTTTTACGGAAGGATTAAAGCTGTGGATGCTGAAAGTGAAAAAACATTTTCAACTATCCTTAATAACTGCTCCTCCAACTGGAAAAAAATTGGTGAAAAAGCGGCTCTTCACCGGCTTGAATTTTTTATAAAAAATGTCCTTTCCCGCTACCATCATACCAGGGATCTGCCTGAAAAAGCAGGCACAAGCCGTTTGTCCCCCTACCTTCGCACAGGGACTCTTTCTGTACGACAGGTATATAATGCAGCTGCTGTACAACTGGAAGGTAAGAACAATGAAGGGCCGGAAACCTTTATAAAAGAATTGGCGTGGAGAGATTTTTACACAATGATTTTAACTCATTTCCCTGAAACCGCTGAGAAAGAATTTCAGGAAAAATACCGTGACTTGAGCTGGAACAACAACCAAGATCACTTTTCTCTCTGGAAACAGGGGATGACAGGCTTTCCTATTGTCGATGCAGGTATGAGACAGCTGAATCAAATAGGATGGATGCATAACCGTCTTCGTATGATTACTGCTTCTTTTTTAACAAAAGATTTTCAGATGGACTGGCGTCTGGGGGAAAAGTATTTCGGAGAAAAGCTTATTGATTACGATCCAGCCTCAAACATCGGCGGCTGGCAGTGGGCCGGTTCTGTCGGTACTGATGCAGTTCCTTATTTTCGTGTTTTCAGCCCGGTACGCCAGTCGGAACGGTTTGATCCAGATGGGTCCTACATCCGGCGCTACGTTCCGGAGCTGAAAGATGTGCCGGACAAGTTCATCCATGAACCACATAAGATGCCGGCCGACATTCAGGATAAAGCTTCCTGCAGGATCGGAAAAGATTACCCTGAACCAATCGTTGATCATAAGCAGGAAAGAAAGCGCGCTATTGCTATGTTCAAAGAGGAGGGGGAACTGTTATGA